The proteins below come from a single Leptotrichia sp. oral taxon 223 genomic window:
- the prmA gene encoding 50S ribosomal protein L11 methyltransferase, translating to MKWIKVKIDYFSDNLEETKIKLVNMFDEIGIKQIEVIDYFSENELDYNANFSSKNDVWSIIGYVVDNRFANTKLNIIINNLKELQNADTEFMYEIYTAKCNDTDWQDEWKKYFHTVNITDNIVIKPSWDKYEPSNNEIVIEIDPGLAFGTGTHETTSLCVEFLEKYAQGREKLLDIGCGSGILMLIGKKLGVKKVGGIDIDVKVRDVVLENFSKNDIDDNFEVIIGNLVDDVNEKYDLVVSNILVDVLEKLLEDIEKILEKGATVIFSGILNEKEEAFVKKAGNYNLRQIDRKEKNNWVSLVFKYEN from the coding sequence ATGAAATGGATAAAAGTAAAAATAGATTATTTTTCAGATAATTTGGAAGAAACTAAAATAAAATTGGTAAATATGTTTGACGAAATTGGGATTAAGCAAATTGAAGTTATAGATTATTTTTCTGAAAATGAGCTTGACTATAATGCCAATTTTTCTAGTAAAAATGACGTTTGGAGCATTATTGGCTATGTTGTTGACAATAGATTTGCAAATACAAAATTAAATATTATTATTAATAATTTAAAGGAACTTCAAAATGCAGACACAGAATTTATGTATGAAATTTATACAGCCAAATGCAATGATACAGACTGGCAGGATGAATGGAAAAAATATTTCCATACTGTAAATATAACTGACAATATTGTTATAAAGCCTAGCTGGGATAAGTATGAGCCATCTAACAATGAAATCGTGATTGAAATTGATCCAGGGCTTGCTTTCGGGACAGGGACGCATGAAACGACTTCGTTATGTGTGGAGTTTTTGGAAAAATATGCACAAGGCAGGGAGAAGCTGTTGGATATAGGATGCGGCTCAGGAATTTTGATGTTAATTGGAAAAAAGCTGGGTGTGAAAAAAGTCGGTGGAATTGACATTGACGTAAAAGTTCGGGATGTAGTTCTGGAAAATTTTTCTAAAAATGATATAGATGATAATTTTGAAGTTATAATTGGAAATCTGGTAGATGATGTGAATGAAAAATATGATTTGGTTGTGTCAAATATTTTGGTGGATGTTCTGGAAAAATTGCTTGAGGATATAGAAAAGATTTTGGAAAAAGGTGCAACGGTTATTTTTTCTGGAATTTTGAATGAAAAGGAAGAGGCATTTGTGAAAAAGGCTGGAAATTATAATTTGAGGCAAATTGACAGAAAAGAAAAAAATAATTGGGTATCGCTTGTTTTTAAATATGAAAATTAA
- a CDS encoding TlpA disulfide reductase family protein — MKKIILMMSLLLLFIASCGTSNEFSVDVEGKGKVPNFELKDLNGKTAESAKIMKNGKKTLFIVAAEWCPHCKEEMPEVQKFYDANKDKVNIVVVFSNSQSSLGKVQTYVKNNQYTFPIYYDESGAIARGFNVTGFPFNVKINNGKVEETLELPVDFDSLTAEFAK; from the coding sequence ATGAAAAAAATAATTTTAATGATGTCTTTACTTCTGCTATTCATAGCGTCTTGTGGGACTTCAAATGAATTTAGTGTTGATGTGGAGGGAAAAGGTAAGGTGCCTAATTTTGAATTAAAGGATTTAAATGGCAAAACGGCTGAAAGTGCGAAAATAATGAAGAATGGTAAAAAAACATTGTTTATTGTAGCGGCTGAATGGTGCCCTCATTGCAAGGAGGAAATGCCAGAAGTGCAAAAGTTCTATGATGCAAATAAAGATAAAGTAAATATCGTAGTTGTGTTTTCTAATTCTCAATCAAGTCTTGGAAAAGTACAAACTTATGTAAAAAATAACCAATATACATTCCCGATATATTACGATGAGAGTGGTGCAATTGCAAGAGGATTTAATGTTACAGGATTCCCATTCAATGTTAAGATAAATAATGGAAAAGTTGAGGAAACTCTTGAACTGCCTGTAGATTTTGATTCATTGACAGCTGAATTTGCAAAATAA
- a CDS encoding lysophospholipid acyltransferase family protein encodes MNKYKLLGAILHIVYRILSFMTRKKYFYADGVEMNAPNIIVFWHRKIFTVCNATRIIKKKASIVSASKDGEILAELLRREGNELIRGSSNRDNIKSLKEAMKYAKNDYTLGIAIDGPRGPIFEPKAGAVFIAQKTGMPIVPVSSYCSKKWIFKNMWDRLEIPAPFAKCVHYVAEPFYLTRETSLEDSIKLVKEKIHEAGNKAFEIYNKKYNKGKNIEFKEESFE; translated from the coding sequence ATGAACAAATATAAACTTTTAGGTGCAATTCTTCACATTGTGTACAGAATACTTAGCTTTATGACACGAAAGAAATATTTTTATGCAGACGGAGTAGAAATGAATGCTCCAAATATTATTGTTTTTTGGCATAGAAAAATTTTTACAGTATGCAATGCTACAAGGATTATTAAGAAAAAGGCCTCTATCGTAAGTGCGTCAAAAGATGGTGAGATATTGGCAGAATTACTTAGAAGAGAAGGAAATGAACTAATTCGAGGTTCATCAAACAGGGATAATATAAAAAGTTTAAAGGAAGCTATGAAATATGCAAAAAATGATTATACGCTTGGAATTGCGATTGATGGGCCAAGAGGACCTATTTTCGAGCCAAAGGCAGGTGCAGTTTTTATAGCGCAGAAAACAGGGATGCCAATCGTTCCAGTCAGCTCCTATTGCAGTAAAAAATGGATTTTTAAGAATATGTGGGATAGGCTAGAAATACCGGCACCTTTTGCAAAGTGCGTGCATTACGTTGCGGAGCCGTTTTACTTAACAAGGGAAACCTCCTTGGAAGATTCAATAAAATTAGTAAAGGAAAAAATACACGAAGCTGGAAACAAGGCATTTGAAATTTATAATAAAAAATACAATAAAGGTAAAAACATAGAATTCAAAGAAGAAAGTTTTGAATAA
- a CDS encoding tetratricopeptide repeat protein, which produces MEKVSNIEKAYEILKDFLSENYSPALYAKAKLLEKDDKEEEAVQIYNQIFSQNKYYLAAFELASRLVKGEKNYDLALKILDDTNSDEVLILGYKGFIYENLKDFTKAEEFYQKAANKDDIDAMNYLGRLYETQKEIKKARNIYNKAYLLGSISAGYKLAYILEDMEKEKNPAKADETEVKQNKEAKKILENLASSGDDYSMVDLSLYYPETDKMVRLLNLKAAAKLNTTAFYNLGVYYYNKKNKDKAKFYFRVAKENGYDIGEIFDAYIAN; this is translated from the coding sequence TTGGAAAAAGTTTCTAATATCGAAAAAGCATATGAAATTTTAAAAGATTTCCTGTCTGAAAATTACTCGCCTGCACTTTATGCAAAAGCAAAATTATTGGAAAAAGATGATAAGGAAGAAGAAGCGGTGCAAATTTATAATCAGATATTTTCACAGAATAAATACTATCTTGCAGCCTTTGAACTGGCTTCACGGCTTGTAAAAGGTGAAAAGAACTATGATCTGGCATTAAAAATACTGGATGATACAAATTCGGATGAAGTTCTTATTTTAGGTTACAAAGGGTTTATTTATGAAAATTTAAAGGATTTTACAAAAGCTGAAGAATTTTACCAGAAGGCGGCAAATAAGGATGACATTGACGCAATGAACTATTTAGGGCGTTTATATGAAACGCAAAAGGAAATAAAGAAAGCTAGAAATATTTATAACAAGGCATACTTATTAGGCTCAATTTCTGCTGGCTACAAACTTGCTTATATCCTTGAAGACATGGAAAAAGAAAAAAATCCTGCAAAGGCTGATGAAACAGAAGTAAAGCAAAACAAGGAAGCCAAGAAAATACTGGAAAACCTGGCAAGCAGCGGAGATGATTACTCAATGGTCGATTTGAGCCTTTATTATCCTGAAACAGATAAAATGGTAAGATTACTAAATTTAAAAGCAGCCGCAAAACTGAATACAACAGCTTTTTATAATTTGGGAGTTTATTATTATAATAAAAAAAATAAGGATAAGGCAAAATTTTATTTTAGAGTTGCTAAGGAAAATGGATATGATATTGGAGAAATTTTTGATGCGTATATAGCCAATTAA
- a CDS encoding TIGR00282 family metallophosphoesterase: MKFLIIGDIVGRPGRNTLFKYLEKRKQDYDFIIVNGENSAGGFGINVKIAKEMFERGVDVITLGNHSWDKREIYAYINEQKNLIRPINYTKEAPGNGYTIVAKNGVKVAVINAQCKVFMPPIACPFLAVEEALPKIKEETDIIILDFHGEATSEKQAMGWNLTGRVSAVYGTHTHTQTADERILPGGTAYISDIGMTGGHDGILGMNRRESIQRFKDGMPTRYSVCEENLRINGIELEVDENTGKAVYIKRINMGYDEI; this comes from the coding sequence ATGAAATTTTTGATAATTGGCGATATTGTTGGTAGACCAGGTAGAAATACGCTGTTTAAATATTTGGAAAAACGAAAACAGGATTATGATTTTATTATTGTAAACGGTGAAAATTCCGCTGGCGGATTTGGGATAAATGTGAAAATTGCGAAGGAAATGTTTGAGAGAGGAGTGGACGTTATTACTCTTGGAAATCATAGCTGGGATAAAAGGGAAATTTACGCTTATATCAATGAGCAAAAAAATTTGATTAGACCAATAAATTATACGAAGGAAGCGCCGGGAAACGGTTATACAATTGTTGCAAAAAATGGAGTGAAAGTGGCAGTTATAAATGCGCAATGCAAAGTGTTCATGCCGCCGATTGCTTGTCCATTTCTGGCGGTAGAGGAAGCTCTGCCTAAAATAAAGGAAGAAACTGATATTATTATTCTTGATTTTCACGGAGAAGCAACTTCTGAAAAGCAGGCCATGGGATGGAATTTGACCGGAAGAGTGTCGGCTGTTTATGGGACGCATACTCATACACAGACAGCAGATGAGAGAATTTTGCCAGGAGGCACTGCATATATTTCAGATATAGGAATGACTGGCGGGCATGACGGTATTTTAGGAATGAACAGACGTGAGAGCATTCAAAGGTTTAAAGATGGAATGCCGACAAGATATTCTGTATGTGAAGAAAATTTGAGAATTAACGGGATTGAGCTGGAAGTAGATGAGAATACTGGAAAAGCTGTCTATATAAAACGTATAAACATGGGATATGACGAAATATAA
- the metG gene encoding methionine--tRNA ligase codes for MSKPFYITTPIYYPNASPHVGTAYTTIICDVVARYKRLTGKEVGFMTGVDEHGQKIQEAAEKNGFTPQQWVDKMSLNFTTLWKKLNISNTDFLRTTQERHLKTVREIIKRVHDKGDIYRGEYVGKYSVSEETFVPENQLVDGKYMGKEVIDVKETSYFFKLSKYENALLEHIEKNPDFIKPEGKKNEVIAFIKQGLQDLSISRTTFDWGIPLELEEGHIIYVWFDALNIYLTGAGFSTDTGKFDKFWTNGIVNHVVGKDILRFHAIIWPALLMSAGIKLPDTIAAHGWWTVEGEKMSKSLGNVVNPEEEVEKYGLDAFRYYLMREATFGQDADYSKKAMIQRINADLANDLGNLLNRTIGMQKKYFNSEVVLNEVEESFDIEVKELWKNTLTDLDRHINNYQFSEALKDIWKFISRMNKYIDECEPWKLSKDESQRDRLSTVMYNLVDSLYKIAVLISPFMPETAQKMINQLGLDKDVTKLHLDDIKEWKSYPVGNRLNEAVPLFPRIELEEEPKKEYNENLKIENPITIDDFNRVEIKVVQIEKVQKIENADKLLKFIVNTGKEKRQIISGIAKWYPNEQELAGKKVQAVLNLKPVELKGELSQGMLLTTTEKKKTKLVIVNDEVKVGTAVK; via the coding sequence ATGTCGAAACCATTTTACATAACAACGCCAATTTATTATCCTAATGCATCACCGCACGTGGGAACAGCGTACACAACGATAATTTGTGATGTTGTAGCCAGATACAAAAGATTAACTGGGAAAGAAGTCGGTTTTATGACCGGAGTGGATGAGCATGGGCAGAAAATTCAGGAAGCCGCTGAAAAGAATGGATTCACGCCACAGCAATGGGTTGATAAAATGTCGCTTAATTTCACAACTTTATGGAAAAAATTAAATATTTCAAATACAGATTTTTTGAGAACGACGCAGGAAAGACATTTGAAAACCGTAAGGGAAATAATTAAAAGGGTGCATGATAAAGGAGATATTTACAGAGGAGAATATGTTGGCAAATACAGCGTTTCGGAAGAAACTTTTGTTCCTGAAAATCAGCTTGTTGATGGAAAATACATGGGAAAAGAAGTTATTGACGTAAAAGAAACTTCATACTTTTTTAAATTATCCAAATATGAAAATGCGCTGCTGGAACATATTGAAAAAAATCCTGATTTTATAAAACCGGAAGGAAAAAAAAATGAAGTAATCGCCTTTATAAAGCAGGGGCTTCAAGACTTATCAATTTCAAGAACAACATTTGACTGGGGAATACCATTGGAACTGGAAGAAGGGCATATAATTTACGTCTGGTTTGATGCATTGAATATTTACCTGACTGGAGCAGGATTTTCAACTGATACAGGGAAATTTGACAAATTCTGGACAAATGGCATTGTAAATCACGTTGTTGGAAAGGATATTCTAAGATTCCATGCTATCATTTGGCCTGCGTTGTTAATGTCGGCTGGAATAAAGCTTCCTGATACGATTGCAGCGCATGGCTGGTGGACTGTGGAAGGTGAAAAAATGTCAAAATCACTTGGAAATGTGGTAAATCCGGAGGAAGAAGTGGAAAAATACGGACTTGATGCTTTCAGATACTATCTGATGAGAGAGGCGACTTTTGGACAGGATGCCGATTATTCTAAAAAGGCGATGATTCAGAGAATAAACGCTGACTTGGCAAACGATCTGGGTAATTTGCTTAATAGAACGATTGGAATGCAGAAGAAATATTTTAATTCGGAAGTTGTGTTAAATGAAGTAGAAGAAAGTTTTGATATTGAAGTTAAGGAATTGTGGAAAAATACGTTGACTGATTTGGATAGACATATAAATAATTATCAATTTTCTGAGGCATTAAAGGACATTTGGAAATTTATTTCAAGAATGAATAAATATATTGATGAATGTGAGCCTTGGAAACTTTCAAAAGATGAAAGCCAAAGGGACAGATTATCAACTGTTATGTACAATTTAGTTGACTCGCTTTACAAAATTGCGGTGCTGATTTCGCCATTTATGCCTGAAACTGCACAAAAAATGATAAATCAGTTAGGACTTGACAAGGATGTTACAAAACTGCATCTGGACGATATAAAAGAATGGAAAAGCTATCCTGTTGGAAATAGATTAAATGAGGCAGTTCCGCTGTTCCCGAGAATCGAGCTGGAAGAAGAGCCTAAAAAAGAGTACAATGAGAACTTGAAAATTGAAAATCCGATTACAATAGATGATTTTAACAGAGTTGAAATTAAAGTCGTTCAAATTGAAAAAGTACAAAAAATTGAAAATGCAGATAAATTACTAAAATTCATTGTAAATACAGGAAAAGAGAAAAGGCAGATTATTTCAGGGATTGCGAAATGGTATCCAAATGAGCAGGAATTAGCCGGGAAAAAAGTGCAGGCTGTATTAAATTTGAAACCAGTTGAATTAAAAGGTGAACTGTCGCAGGGAATGCTTCTGACAACGACAGAAAAGAAAAAAACGAAATTGGTAATTGTAAATGATGAAGTAAAAGTTGGGACAGCTGTAAAATAA
- the rpsO gene encoding 30S ribosomal protein S15, with protein MALKPKKEIIEEFGKNAQDTGSAEVQVALLTDRISHLTAHLKTHPKDVHSRVGLLKMVGKRRRLLNYIKNRNVDDYRTLIGKLGIRK; from the coding sequence ATGGCATTAAAACCAAAAAAAGAAATTATTGAAGAATTCGGAAAGAATGCACAGGATACAGGATCTGCTGAAGTACAGGTTGCATTACTTACAGACAGAATCAGCCATCTGACAGCTCACTTGAAAACACATCCTAAAGATGTTCATTCAAGAGTAGGATTATTAAAAATGGTTGGTAAAAGAAGAAGATTATTAAATTATATCAAAAATAGAAATGTAGATGATTATAGAACATTAATTGGTAAATTAGGAATCAGAAAATAG
- the cmk gene encoding (d)CMP kinase — MIIAIDGPAGSGKSTIAKLIADDLGLVYLDTGAMYRLVTLKALNDGILGNLEKIEEMLNNLNIDIRGNRFYLDDIDVSEGIRKPVVSENVSDIAAIREVREKMVDLQRKLSKSKSIILDGRDIGTVVFPNADVKIFLVADAKERANRRYKELIEKRENVRIEEIYENILKRDEIDSTRKESPLKKAEDAIEVDTTSKNIEEVKNEILKIIKKKV, encoded by the coding sequence ATGATAATTGCTATTGATGGGCCTGCTGGAAGCGGGAAAAGCACCATTGCAAAATTGATTGCAGACGATTTGGGGCTCGTTTATCTTGATACGGGGGCAATGTATAGGCTCGTTACGTTAAAGGCTTTAAATGACGGGATTTTAGGTAATTTAGAAAAAATTGAGGAAATGCTGAATAATTTGAATATTGATATTAGGGGAAATAGATTTTATCTGGATGATATTGATGTGAGTGAGGGAATTAGAAAGCCTGTTGTTTCAGAAAATGTGTCTGATATTGCGGCAATACGTGAAGTGCGTGAAAAAATGGTGGATTTGCAGCGAAAACTTTCAAAATCAAAAAGTATTATTCTGGATGGACGTGATATTGGAACTGTTGTTTTTCCAAATGCAGATGTAAAAATATTTTTAGTTGCGGATGCAAAGGAAAGGGCAAATAGACGTTATAAAGAGCTTATTGAAAAAAGGGAAAATGTTAGAATTGAGGAAATTTATGAAAATATTTTAAAAAGGGATGAAATTGATTCTACAAGGAAGGAAAGTCCGCTAAAAAAAGCTGAGGATGCAATTGAAGTGGATACAACTTCTAAAAATATTGAAGAAGTAAAAAATGAAATTTTGAAAATAATTAAGAAGAAAGTCTAA
- a CDS encoding lysophospholipid acyltransferase family protein, with protein sequence MKYKISEEITGLFVILLKKALSIFSLKMRYKIFESFGVIAYYAIKKRRLLAINNIKNAFPEKDGKEVQKIAKESYKTMGKMIMTSIFLEEITQNGNTVVENDKLMRKACENNEKAVLIVSLHLGGFEAGSKMRDIRKFYAVFRNQKNKKINDLMTKWREKGGLNSLPLHDSKALSGAINEKSIIALASDHYGKDVNVTFFGRETTGVAGPVLLSMKHKIPIVLAYAVFDGDIIRVKNKKIIEIEKQSKLKETMQYNMQKIYHEFEEIIREYPEQYMWQHNRWRNKKK encoded by the coding sequence ATGAAATATAAAATAAGTGAGGAAATAACAGGACTTTTTGTTATTTTATTAAAAAAAGCTTTGTCAATTTTTTCTCTTAAAATGAGGTATAAAATTTTTGAGAGTTTTGGAGTAATTGCCTATTATGCCATAAAGAAAAGGCGGTTGCTTGCGATAAATAATATAAAAAATGCTTTTCCTGAAAAAGATGGGAAAGAAGTCCAGAAGATTGCAAAAGAATCGTATAAAACGATGGGAAAAATGATTATGACTTCGATTTTTTTGGAGGAAATTACACAAAATGGGAATACAGTTGTGGAAAACGATAAGCTTATGAGGAAGGCTTGTGAAAACAATGAAAAGGCTGTTTTAATTGTGTCACTCCATCTTGGCGGATTTGAAGCTGGGAGCAAAATGAGGGATATTAGGAAGTTTTATGCGGTTTTTAGAAATCAGAAAAATAAAAAAATTAATGATTTAATGACAAAATGGCGTGAAAAGGGTGGACTTAATTCGTTGCCATTGCACGACAGCAAGGCGTTAAGCGGAGCAATAAATGAAAAATCAATTATTGCGCTGGCTTCAGATCATTACGGGAAAGATGTGAATGTAACTTTTTTCGGAAGGGAAACGACTGGAGTGGCAGGGCCTGTACTGCTTTCGATGAAACATAAAATTCCGATAGTTCTGGCTTACGCAGTGTTTGACGGCGATATAATCCGTGTTAAGAATAAGAAAATTATTGAAATTGAAAAGCAGTCAAAATTAAAGGAAACAATGCAGTACAATATGCAAAAAATTTATCATGAATTTGAAGAAATTATTAGAGAATATCCGGAGCAGTACATGTGGCAGCATAACAGATGGAGAAATAAGAAGAAATAG
- the rny gene encoding ribonuclease Y, with product MNISITVLLIVVFSFLTFFIAYFFGSSIFKKKYGELSELELKIVDAKRRLETSKKEVEREIESFRKEETLKVKEELLNEKKIADDEIKKMKSELATKEDRIAKKEETLETKMERLEERELKNDRYREKLSRKEKELDEMIANEEKELERISELTQEDARKIILTKLENELDHDKAVLIRDYEYNLDREKDRISKRIISTAIGKAASDYVVDSTISVIQLPSEEMKGRIIGREGRNIRAIEAATGVDLIIDDTPEAVVLSSFDGVRREIARIALEKLISDGRIHPTKIEEVVAKAQHEVDESIMDAAEQAILEVGIPTLPREVLKVFGRLKFRTSFGQNILQHSIEVAHIAAALAAEIGANVDIAKRAALLHDIGKAFSHEQEGSHALNGGEFLRKFSKESEIVINAVEAHHNEVELLSIEAVLVQAADSISASRPGARRETLSNYLKRLEQLEEIANSHEGIETSYAIQAGRELRLIVHPDNIDDDKATILAREVAKEIEEKMQYPGQIKVTVIRETRAVEYAK from the coding sequence ATGAACATATCAATAACTGTTCTGTTGATTGTTGTTTTTTCTTTTTTGACTTTTTTTATAGCTTATTTTTTTGGGAGTTCGATATTTAAGAAAAAATATGGAGAGCTAAGCGAACTGGAATTAAAAATCGTTGATGCTAAAAGAAGACTGGAAACATCAAAAAAAGAAGTTGAAAGAGAAATAGAATCATTTAGGAAAGAAGAAACATTAAAAGTAAAAGAAGAATTATTAAATGAGAAAAAAATAGCAGATGACGAGATAAAAAAAATGAAATCAGAACTTGCTACAAAAGAAGACAGAATTGCAAAAAAAGAAGAAACATTAGAAACAAAGATGGAACGCCTGGAAGAAAGAGAACTTAAGAATGACAGATATCGTGAAAAGCTGTCCCGTAAGGAAAAAGAGCTGGATGAAATGATTGCAAATGAGGAAAAGGAGCTGGAAAGAATTTCGGAACTTACACAGGAGGATGCGAGAAAAATCATTTTGACTAAACTTGAAAATGAGTTGGATCACGATAAGGCTGTATTAATAAGAGATTATGAGTATAATTTGGACAGGGAAAAGGATAGAATTTCAAAAAGAATTATTTCCACTGCGATTGGAAAAGCGGCATCAGATTATGTAGTCGATTCGACAATTTCTGTTATTCAGCTTCCAAGTGAAGAGATGAAAGGTAGAATTATTGGACGTGAAGGAAGAAATATCAGAGCCATAGAAGCGGCAACAGGAGTTGATTTGATAATTGATGATACGCCTGAAGCAGTTGTTTTATCTTCATTTGACGGTGTAAGAAGGGAAATTGCAAGAATTGCGCTTGAAAAACTGATTTCAGATGGGCGTATTCATCCAACAAAAATTGAAGAAGTTGTTGCAAAGGCACAGCATGAAGTGGACGAAAGTATAATGGATGCGGCAGAACAGGCAATCCTTGAAGTTGGAATTCCGACATTGCCACGTGAAGTCTTAAAGGTATTTGGACGTTTAAAATTCAGAACCTCTTTCGGACAAAATATTTTGCAGCATTCAATAGAAGTTGCACATATAGCAGCGGCTCTTGCGGCAGAAATCGGGGCAAATGTGGATATAGCCAAAAGAGCGGCATTGCTACACGATATAGGGAAAGCCTTTTCACATGAACAGGAAGGTTCACATGCCTTAAACGGCGGAGAATTTTTAAGAAAATTCTCGAAGGAAAGTGAAATCGTGATAAATGCCGTGGAAGCACACCATAATGAAGTCGAGCTGTTAAGTATAGAAGCGGTTCTAGTACAGGCTGCAGATTCAATTTCAGCCTCAAGGCCGGGAGCAAGACGTGAAACATTATCAAATTACTTAAAACGTCTGGAACAACTGGAAGAAATAGCCAATAGCCACGAAGGAATTGAAACTTCATATGCAATTCAGGCTGGTAGGGAATTAAGATTAATTGTCCATCCAGATAATATTGATGATGACAAGGCTACAATATTGGCTAGAGAAGTAGCAAAAGAAATCGAAGAGAAAATGCAGTATCCAGGACAGATAAAAGTTACTGTTATCAGGGAAACTAGAGCTGTGGAATATGCAAAATAA
- a CDS encoding HU family DNA-binding protein, which yields MSKKEFVDAYAKATGETKKRAEELVNQFLDTVEDTLLNGDSVQFVGWGTFEVKERAARTGINPQTKKEIKIPAKNVVKFKVGKKLADSVAEGK from the coding sequence ATGTCAAAAAAAGAATTTGTAGATGCTTACGCAAAAGCAACAGGAGAAACTAAAAAAAGAGCTGAAGAATTGGTAAACCAATTTTTAGATACAGTTGAAGACACTTTATTAAATGGAGATTCAGTTCAATTCGTTGGATGGGGAACATTTGAAGTAAAAGAAAGAGCAGCAAGAACTGGAATTAACCCACAAACTAAAAAAGAAATTAAAATACCTGCAAAAAATGTTGTTAAATTCAAAGTAGGTAAAAAATTAGCTGACAGCGTAGCAGAAGGAAAATAA
- a CDS encoding TetR/AcrR family transcriptional regulator — protein MSRLKFTKEVVIEAGYELMKKEGFQNVSVRKIANYLKCSTAPIYFNFSTVDELKEEIINMCKEKLKKYLFGNYSERKILSVAIGFVIFAREEKELFRTIFLDTTERFEKIYEETLRELLTKENLLESFPALEEDEAKNAVTKIWYFLFGYATILCTRLDDNYRRNETNEIIENKIAEIVNHFKMQI, from the coding sequence TGTCTAGGCTTAAATTTACGAAGGAAGTAGTAATTGAGGCGGGATATGAATTAATGAAAAAAGAGGGGTTTCAAAATGTTAGTGTTAGGAAAATTGCTAATTATCTGAAATGTTCGACGGCACCGATTTATTTTAACTTTAGTACAGTTGATGAGTTGAAGGAAGAAATCATAAATATGTGCAAGGAAAAATTAAAAAAATATTTATTTGGAAATTATTCTGAAAGAAAAATATTAAGCGTTGCAATTGGTTTTGTAATATTTGCAAGGGAAGAAAAGGAATTATTTAGGACAATTTTTCTAGATACGACAGAACGGTTTGAAAAAATTTACGAAGAAACTCTAAGGGAACTTTTGACAAAGGAAAATCTGCTGGAAAGCTTTCCTGCCTTGGAAGAAGATGAGGCAAAAAATGCTGTAACTAAAATATGGTATTTCTTATTTGGCTATGCAACTATACTTTGTACAAGGCTTGACGATAATTATAGAAGAAATGAAACAAATGAAATTATAGAAAACAAGATAGCAGAAATAGTAAACCATTTTAAAATGCAAATTTAA